The following is a genomic window from Caldanaerobius fijiensis DSM 17918.
ATCGAGCATACATCGCAGAGAGGATTATATGTTTGGTCGATGAGTAGTCAAGCCTAAAATGAACTCACTGCGTTCGGGCTTGACAACCCATCTTCCCAACCATGGGTAGTAGCTATGCGATGTATGCATAAGTATCAAGTGGCACTTGATAGATTTAATCATGGTGAAATTTAAAGAAACAATATTTAAATATCAAAGATCTTTATTAATCTTGTTAAAGGTCGACCTTTTTGGTTGATTACAAATCATATTATACGAGGGGGATTTATATTATGAATAAGGAGAAAAAAATAAGGGGAGTAAACCTGGGTGGCTGGCTAGTACTGGAAAAGTGGATGACGCCATCTCTTTTTGAAGGTTTAAAGGCCGTAGATGAGACGACTTTTTGTCAGGAACTTGGTCCAAAAGCAGAAGAACGCTTACGGAAGCATTGGGAGACGTTTATAACAGAAGAGGATTTTAAATGGTTGGCAAACGTTGATATAAATGCTGTACGTATACCAGTTGGGCACTGGATTTTCGGGGATACAAAACCTTATGTCGGAGCTATAGATGTATTGGATTGGGCGGTAAAGACGGCTTCGCGGTATGGCATAGGGGTGCTTTTAGACTTACATGCGGCTCCTGGATGCCAGAATGGTTTTGACAACGGAGGTATAATGGGTGTTATGGAGTGGCATAAACATCCGGAAAATGTAGCGAGGTCTCTGGACGTCATTGAGCGGTTGGCACAGCGGTATGCGGTTTATGATAACGTGATCGGAGTAGAACTTTTAAATGAACCACGCTGGGATGTGCCAGAAGATATATTAAAGGACTACTACATAAGAGGTTATGAAAGGGTCAGAAAGCATATGAATGAAGATGTGGCAGTGGTCATACACGATGGATTTAGGCCTCTGATATGGGATGGCTTTATGTCAGAACCTGAGTTTTCAAATGTAATTTTGGATACCCATATGTATCAATGTTTTACAGACGAGGATAAAAACAAAGATGTACTGGGACACGTAGAAAAGGCGCTAAAGAGAAAAGAGGAGCTCTATGAGATAGGGCGACAATTGCCTACATATGTGGGTGAATGGTCGTTAGGTCTTGATGGTAATTCTTTGAGAGGATTAAGTACTTTCCAAAAGGAAGCAGCGATGAGGGCTTTTGGCTCGTCACAGCTTTTGGGCTACGAAAACGCCGCGGGCTGGTTTTTCTGGAGCTATAAAATTGAGGTGGATAGCAACAATGAATGGAAGTGCCAGTGGGATTTCAGAGAGTGTGTAAAAAGAGGATGGTTGCCCCATAGATATATATAATTTTCGACTATGTTCGACACGAGTTTTGTAAATGTAATATTTTTGAATTTTTATGCAAAATAAAGTCGAAAAAAAAATTCTGAAAAAAAGAAGGATTATGTGAAAACGTATAGAATAGATAAAATATGTTTATTTACTTCATTTTTATTATTAATGTTTAGAGGGGGATTAAAGTGTATAAAACGGACGCCAAGGAAAATCTGAGTTATGAGTACGAAATGGTGGAAAACTGCGTGACGCTGTATGTTGGAGATCGCCTCGCAGTTATACCGGGATTCGGGATCAAGATTACTGTCATTGACAGCCATGGGACAGAGTATTCTCAGGTTTATGAAAAGATTAGCCCGTATAGGGAAAAGGTGGAACAACTTATCGCGCGCTTTGCTAACCTGGCTCTTTCACCGTATCATCTGTGGGAAGTAATGGACGATATTATAGAGGAGTACATAGTTGACTTTGATTTATGTGCAAGTGAAAGCATAGATACATTTTTATACAAAAATGTAGAAGTAGCGATATAAATTTTTATAGTCCACTTGATGTGGACTATTATTTTTGTGCTATAATAGTAAAGGAGATGTACAAAGGTGGGTTATTATGCAAAAGATATTTGCTTTTATTATGGCAGTGATGTTTATAGTTTCGATGGTGGTAGCGCTTCTGCTTACCAACTTGCAGGTGGTGGCATTTAACGATGCGTTTTATAGAATGGAGTTTAAGAAGTATAATATATCAAGAAACGTTAAAATATCATACGATGAATTGGTTGCTATTTCGAAAGATATACAGGAGTACCTGTTAGGGAAAAGAGGCGATCTTAATATAGTTGTAAACATAGAAGGTAAGGATAAGCTTTTATTTGACAGGCGTGAACTCAGGCATATGGAGGATGTGAGAGATCTTTTTAAAAAAGGCTTTTTGGTGAGAAACATATCAACAGGGCTTCTGATTATCTCAATTATATATTTTTGGATAAAAAAGAGAGATTTTTTGTATGTGCTGATAAAGTGGTTGGCCATTTTATCTGCCGTTATTACAGGTATTGTTTTTATCTTGTTTTACGTGGATTTTAATAGGTATTTTACCTATTTTCATTTGATTTTTTTTAATAATAATTTATGGCTATTAGATCCTTCAAAAGAGATGCTGGTGAACCTCTTTCCACAGGGTTTCTTTAGCGATGCAGCTTTTTATATTATTGCAGGATACCTTTTAGAACTGATTATAGTTTTATTCATAGCCAGAAGATTTTATAAAAGAATTTGAAGATTTGATTTTATTGTGTTGGTAGGAGGAACAATCTATGGTTAAGGTAGCAACGGGCGAACAGATGCGGGAAATAGATAAATACACAATTGAGACGTTAGGAATACCCGGCATTGTTTTGATGGAAAATGCTGCGCTTTCTGTTGTGAATCAGATAATTTCTAGAGGAAATTTTAAATCTGCTGTTGTCTTTGCTGGCAGTGGCAATAATGGTGGTGATGGATTTGCTATTGCAAGACATTTATTTAACAAAGGATATGATATAAAGGTTTTTGTACTTAATAACATGTCATCTATAAAAGGAGACGCAAAAATAAATCTGGATATATTATTTAAAATGGGCGTTTATGTCATGGAGGTTTCGCAAAAAGAAAACCTGAAATTTGCTGAAAAATCTGTTAAAGAGTGCGATGTCATTATTGATGCTATTTTTGGCACAGGCTTTAAGGGCGAAGTAAGAGGAATAACTAAAGATGTCATTGATATAATAAATGGTGCAAAAAAATACGTTGTATCTGTGGATATTCCTTCAGGTGTAGAAGCCGATACAGGTAAAGTTTATGGGACATGTGTTAAAGCTGATTTGACAATTACATTTCAATTACCTAAAATAGGACTTGTAGTACATCCTGGGTTAGACATGGTAGGGGAGTTAATTGTAAGCGATATTGGCATACCCCAGCAGGCAATAAATACTCAAGACATAAAGATTGTGCTCAACGACCAGGAGACGGCATCAAAGTGCTTTCTTAAAAGAGAGGAAAATACCCACAAAGGGACATATGGAAAAGCTTTAATCATTGCCGGTTCCCGCGGAATGACAGGTGCTGCGGTTATGGCAGCGACGTCCTGCCTGAGGACTGGCGCAGGGTTGGTTTACCTTGCCGTGCCAGATGATGTGTTAAACTCTGTGGAAGGAATGGCTTTGGAAGTGGTCAAGATAGGTTATAGCAGATTTGAAGATCTGTATGAGCACATCGCAAACTGTGATGCTATAGCGATAGGTCCTGGCATGGGGCAATCGGAAGCTGCTGGTTCGATTATATCAAAAGTAATTGAGGCGTCCCACAGACCTATGGTTTTAGATGCAGATGCCTTGAATTTTCTATCAAGAAATCAAGATCTTTTGAAATTTATAAAAGCGCCATTTATAGTAACGCCTCATCCTGGAGAAATGGCTAGGCTTATAAATGCCACAGTGGAACAGGTACAATCAGACAGGATAAATGTCGCGTTAGAATTTGCGCAGAGGTATAAGTCGATTACGGTACTTAAAGGTTCGAGAACAATCATTGCATCCGATAAAGGTGTTGTAATAAATACCACGGGTAATCCTGGTATGGCTACAGCTGGTTCGGGAGATGTTCTCACTGGAATAATCACAGGACTTTTGGCACTAGGATGCGAACCTCTATTGGCGGCTACAGGCGGTGTCTTCTTACACGGTATGGCGGGAGATATTGCTAAAGAAAAAAATGGTGAATATGGGATGATAGCCGGTGATATAATAAAATATATACCCGAGGCCATTAAAAAGCTGCAAGAAAAGTAAAAGATAATAGGAATACAAACGGGTACATAGTCATATATATTTATCGCACAAGAGAGGAGAAAGAAATTGAAAGATTTTTTGAGACCGGTATGGGCTGAGGTAAATTTAGACAACATTCGCTACAATCTACGAAAAGTTAGAGAGTCCCTGAATAAAGGTGTTGAAATCATTGCTGTAGTAAAAGCAGATGCTTACGGACATGGGGCGGTACAGGTATCCAGGGTTCTGGTTGATGAAGGTGTGAAATACCTGGCTGTGGCGATTTTGGATGAAGCGATTGAACTCAGAGAAAACGGGATTGATGTACCTATATTGATTTTGGGATATACACCAGAAGACCAATTAAAATACGTGGTAGAATATGATATATCTCAGACGGTATTTGACTTAAATTATGTCAGGAGGATATCGCAGGAAGCTACTATCAGGCATAAGAAGACAAAGATACATGTGAAGATAGATACAGGTATGGGGAGAATAGGATATACCGATTATGAAAGAGCGAGGCAGGAAATACGACAGATGGCCTCATTGCCAGGGATACAGGTGGAAGGTATATTTACGCACTTTGCGGCGGCCGATGAAAGGGACAAAACCTATACTTATAAACAATATGAGCTTTTTAGAAATTTAGTCGATGATTTGGAAAAAGAGATAGAAATACCTTTGAGGCATGTTTCAAATAGTGCAGCAATACTGGACTTACCCGAGATGGAGCTGGACGCCGTGCGGCCGGGAATAATTCTATACGGCCATTACCCGTCAGATGAAGTTTCAAAATCTATACCGCTTAGACCAGCAATGTCTCTAAAAAGCAAGGTAATCCATGTAAAAAGCGTGGAGCCGGGTGCATACATAAGCTACGGAAGGAGGTTTAAAACAAGGAGGAAAAGCGTTATAGCGACGGTGCCGATTGGTTATGCCGATGGTTTCACCAGGATGTTAACTGGTAAGGCGAGGGTATTGATAAAAGGGCAGTTTGCTCCTGTGGTAGGTACCATATGTATGGATCAGATGATGGTTGACGTTACAGACGTAGAAGGGGTCAGGATGGGTGAAGAAGTTGTTTTATTCGGCATGAGTGGTAATAGCACTTTGCCTGTTGAGGAAATTGCCGATAAGCTTGGCACTATTAATTACGAGGTATTGTGCATGGTGGGCAAAAGGGTCCCGAGGGTTTATATTGGCAGTTGACAGGATATATACTGTAATATATAATAAGATATATCAGTATGAGGAGGTCTATAGAGTGGGCGCCAATAAAAGAATTCTTGTCAGTCTTCCTGAAAGTTTATTAGAAGAGGTGGATCATATTGCCTCTATAGAAAATTGTAATAGGTCTGAGTTTATACGCGAAGCCATGAAGCTTTATATAAAAGAAAAAAAGAAGATGCAGATTAGAGAAAGCATGAAAAAAGGTTATATGGAGATGGCTGCGATAAATATAGAACTGGCAGAACTGGGATTTACCGCAGAAAATGAGTGCATCACTACTTACGAAATAAAATTATCAAAGTGTGATTGATATGATTATAAGGCGAGGAGATGTTTTTTACGCAGATTTAAGCCCTGTTATCGGGTCCGAACAGGGAGGTGTAAGGCCAGTTCTGATAATACAAAACGACATCGGCAATAAGTATAGCCCGACTGTTATTGTCGCTGCGATAACATCGCAGATAAATAAGGCTAAGTTGCCCACTCATGTCGAAATCTCAGGTACAGATATTGGACTTTCCAAGGATTCTGTAATACTTTTGGAGCAGGTTAGGACTATTGACAAAAAACGTTTGCGCGAAAAGATAGGTCATCTGGAAAATGACATAATGGAAAAGGTAAATGAAGCCATCCAGATCAGTATGGGTCTGATAGATTTTTAAGGATATTCTATGTGAATGTCCTTTAATTTTTTACCTTTTGCTGATATAATATTATATGGTATAGGAGTGATTGTGTTGAAAATAAAAAAGTACATATTGATAGGCGTATTTTTTGCTGTGGTTGGATCATTCTGGCTTTATAAAAACACATTTGCAGATACAGCAGATCCCGGAAGTCAGCAGGATCCTTTGGTGACTAAAAGTTATGTGGATGCAAAAATCTCGCAGATACAGAATTCGCTGCAAGGTTGGGAAATCATCTATTTAAAAAATTCTCAGAGCCTTATTTTGGATGCTGGAACTCAGATTATTGTAAGAGGCGGAAAGGCATCGATAATATCAGGTCCTGATGGGTTATCTGATGTTACAAAGGGCGAAGATCTTAAAAATGGAGCTATAGTTCCTTTTAACCATCTCTTGATAACTCCCAGGTCTGATGGGAGAGGGATAAAGGCTATAAGCGATACAGTGATTGTGATGGTCAAAGGCAGTTATACTGTAAAGTAGATAAAATTTACTGATGGAGAGGGTATTTAATGAGGGTTGTAATATCAGGATATTATGGTTTTGGAAACACTGGAGATGAAGCTATTTTAAGGGCAATTGTAAACTCTATGAAAAG
Proteins encoded in this region:
- a CDS encoding glycoside hydrolase family 5 protein; the protein is MNKEKKIRGVNLGGWLVLEKWMTPSLFEGLKAVDETTFCQELGPKAEERLRKHWETFITEEDFKWLANVDINAVRIPVGHWIFGDTKPYVGAIDVLDWAVKTASRYGIGVLLDLHAAPGCQNGFDNGGIMGVMEWHKHPENVARSLDVIERLAQRYAVYDNVIGVELLNEPRWDVPEDILKDYYIRGYERVRKHMNEDVAVVIHDGFRPLIWDGFMSEPEFSNVILDTHMYQCFTDEDKNKDVLGHVEKALKRKEELYEIGRQLPTYVGEWSLGLDGNSLRGLSTFQKEAAMRAFGSSQLLGYENAAGWFFWSYKIEVDSNNEWKCQWDFRECVKRGWLPHRYI
- a CDS encoding DUF6514 family protein, translated to MYKTDAKENLSYEYEMVENCVTLYVGDRLAVIPGFGIKITVIDSHGTEYSQVYEKISPYREKVEQLIARFANLALSPYHLWEVMDDIIEEYIVDFDLCASESIDTFLYKNVEVAI
- a CDS encoding TIGR01906 family membrane protein → MQKIFAFIMAVMFIVSMVVALLLTNLQVVAFNDAFYRMEFKKYNISRNVKISYDELVAISKDIQEYLLGKRGDLNIVVNIEGKDKLLFDRRELRHMEDVRDLFKKGFLVRNISTGLLIISIIYFWIKKRDFLYVLIKWLAILSAVITGIVFILFYVDFNRYFTYFHLIFFNNNLWLLDPSKEMLVNLFPQGFFSDAAFYIIAGYLLELIIVLFIARRFYKRI
- a CDS encoding bifunctional ADP-dependent NAD(P)H-hydrate dehydratase/NAD(P)H-hydrate epimerase, whose amino-acid sequence is MVKVATGEQMREIDKYTIETLGIPGIVLMENAALSVVNQIISRGNFKSAVVFAGSGNNGGDGFAIARHLFNKGYDIKVFVLNNMSSIKGDAKINLDILFKMGVYVMEVSQKENLKFAEKSVKECDVIIDAIFGTGFKGEVRGITKDVIDIINGAKKYVVSVDIPSGVEADTGKVYGTCVKADLTITFQLPKIGLVVHPGLDMVGELIVSDIGIPQQAINTQDIKIVLNDQETASKCFLKREENTHKGTYGKALIIAGSRGMTGAAVMAATSCLRTGAGLVYLAVPDDVLNSVEGMALEVVKIGYSRFEDLYEHIANCDAIAIGPGMGQSEAAGSIISKVIEASHRPMVLDADALNFLSRNQDLLKFIKAPFIVTPHPGEMARLINATVEQVQSDRINVALEFAQRYKSITVLKGSRTIIASDKGVVINTTGNPGMATAGSGDVLTGIITGLLALGCEPLLAATGGVFLHGMAGDIAKEKNGEYGMIAGDIIKYIPEAIKKLQEK
- the alr gene encoding alanine racemase, with the translated sequence MKDFLRPVWAEVNLDNIRYNLRKVRESLNKGVEIIAVVKADAYGHGAVQVSRVLVDEGVKYLAVAILDEAIELRENGIDVPILILGYTPEDQLKYVVEYDISQTVFDLNYVRRISQEATIRHKKTKIHVKIDTGMGRIGYTDYERARQEIRQMASLPGIQVEGIFTHFAAADERDKTYTYKQYELFRNLVDDLEKEIEIPLRHVSNSAAILDLPEMELDAVRPGIILYGHYPSDEVSKSIPLRPAMSLKSKVIHVKSVEPGAYISYGRRFKTRRKSVIATVPIGYADGFTRMLTGKARVLIKGQFAPVVGTICMDQMMVDVTDVEGVRMGEEVVLFGMSGNSTLPVEEIADKLGTINYEVLCMVGKRVPRVYIGS
- a CDS encoding CopG family ribbon-helix-helix protein; this translates as MGANKRILVSLPESLLEEVDHIASIENCNRSEFIREAMKLYIKEKKKMQIRESMKKGYMEMAAINIELAELGFTAENECITTYEIKLSKCD
- a CDS encoding type II toxin-antitoxin system PemK/MazF family toxin, whose product is MIIRRGDVFYADLSPVIGSEQGGVRPVLIIQNDIGNKYSPTVIVAAITSQINKAKLPTHVEISGTDIGLSKDSVILLEQVRTIDKKRLREKIGHLENDIMEKVNEAIQISMGLIDF